DNA from Evansella sp. LMS18:
TTTCCGGATTTACTTGCGGGGCGGTCTGTGCATTCACTGGAGGAAGCAGTTGACGCTGAAAAAGAAGGTTCAGATTATCTGTTGTTTGGTCATGTTTTCTCCACAAAATCCAAAGTAGGAGTCCAGCCGAGAGGAACAGAGCGATTAAAAGAAATCACCGAAAAAACACGACTCCCTGTTATCGCTATCGGAGGAATCACTCCGGAAAATACAAAACAGGTTATTGAAACGGGAGCAGCTGGGATAGCTGTCATGTCAGGAATTTTAGAAGCTGCTGATCCGGTTGGAGCGGCCAGAAGATACAGGGAACAACTTGAACGAACATCAGGAGGTGACAGAGCTTGAAAAGGAATTATGAGGCAATCGTCGTAGGCGGAGGGATAATCGGCGGATCGATTGCATTTCATCTGGCTAAAAGAGGATATGATGTTCTTCTGCTGGATAAAGGACGAGCAGGGAAGAAAGCATCGAGTGCCGCAGCAGGAATGCTTGCCGCACAGGCTGAACTGGACGATTGCGGGCCCCTTTTTCAGCTGGCCCGAAAAAGCAGGGATATGTTTGGGAACCTTGCTGATGAACTTAAAGAGATTACTGGAATTGATATCGAGCTGAAAGATAAAGGGATGTACAAAATTGCACTTAACGAGAGGGAAGCCAGGGAGTATCAGAGAATCATAGAATTACAGAAACGTCTAGGCGACCAGGCGGAGTGGCTGGATCAGGATGAGCTGAGGAATCTGGAGCCAGCTTTATCGGAAGCGGTTACTGGAGCTATGTACATTGAAAAGGACGGGCATGT
Protein-coding regions in this window:
- the tenI gene encoding thiazole tautomerase TenI, which produces MAGSFREIPLNEVESGAQGLHVISTGRQSAEELSAICGEIHPYLTAVHIREKQRTAIEIYQLISLLVQQGVPKGKIIVNDRVDAAAAAKVKGVQLAYHSLGPSIVKKVFPDLLAGRSVHSLEEAVDAEKEGSDYLLFGHVFSTKSKVGVQPRGTERLKEITEKTRLPVIAIGGITPENTKQVIETGAAGIAVMSGILEAADPVGAARRYREQLERTSGGDRA